One window of the Babesia bovis T2Bo chromosome 2, whole genome shotgun sequence genome contains the following:
- a CDS encoding putative acetyl-CoA synthetase produces the protein MSPFSADGPSPRPTDASTAGNNADTTSGSTDELYAEINGTFPFDPSLVDVTYPPIRHEGRKYHISSLDEYKEMHRRSLEDPEGFWGDMAKKELRWIHPFSRVSEGDFTAADYMWFVGGKINACENCVDRWAEERPNDIAIIAEGDDPTKVTTVTYRELRHNVCRFANVLIDKGVRKGDVVTLYMPSIPELAYAMLACARIGAIHSVVFGGYSAASIAERIRDADSHIIITVDESYRGGKTIKMKSIVDEALLSCAGVTTCLVLRYAGVKVNMKEGRDFWLDDLLEHVRPYCPIEVMDSEDSLFLLYTSGSTGRPKGVSHTTGGYLVYAHATTKYIFDAHVGDIFGCVADLGWITGHTYVVYGPLLNGLTTFMFSSLPNYPDPGRYWRMIEQHRITQFYTAPTAIRSLMRHGDDYPRQYDISSVRVLGSVGEPINPEAWRWYYEVVGRGRTNVVDTYWQTENGGIVVAPLAGVTPMKPGSATLPFFGIDVALVDSATGKEILQNDVGGLLVVRRPWPGIFRTLYNSHKRGIVTYFSKVPGSYLTGDAAYRDKDGYIWINGRVDDTLNISGHRIGSADIEHALVEVSYVAEAAAVAFPHPIKGNGIFCFVSLKDGFDIVHDVLERELKLAVRRIVGPFATPDIIISSPNLPKTRSGKIMRRILRKLVSGQAKDLGDTSTLADQTVLEGLTVLCHDVLERFNKHIH, from the exons ATGTCTCCATTCTCTGCTGATGGACCATCGCCTAGGCCTACGGACGCTTCAACGGCTGGTAACAATGCAGACACCACTAGTGGCTCCACTGATGAACTATATGCCGAAATAAATGGCACATTCCCATTTGACCCATCATTGGTGGATGTAACTTACCCACCCATTAGGCATGAAGGTCGTAAATACCACATATCTAGTTTG GATGAATACAAGGAGATGCACCGCCGCAGCCTTGAGGACCCTGAAGGCTTTTGGGGTGACATGGCCAAAAAGGAATTGAGATGGATCCATCCATTTTCCAGGGTAAGTGAAGGTGATTTCACTGCGGCCGACTACATGTGGTTTGTTGGCGGCAAGATCAACGCTTGTGAGAATTGCGTTGACCGTTGGGCTGAGGAGCGTCCTAACGATATAGCCATTATAGCTGAGGGTGACGATCCCACTAAGGTAACTACGGTAACATATCGCGAGCTTCGTCACAATGTATGTCGATTTGCCAATGTCCTTATTGATAAAGGAGTGAGGAAGGGTGATGTTGTTACTTTGTATATGCCAAGCATTCCTGAGCTTGCTTACGCTATGCTTGCGTGTGCTCGTATCGGTGCTATACATAGTGTTGTTTTCGGCGGTTACTCGGCCGCAAGCATTGCTGAACGTATTCGTGATGCCGACTCTCATATAATCATTACTGTTGACGAGAGTTACCGCGGTGGCAAGACTATAAAGATGAAGTCGATAGTTGACGAAGCACTTTTGAGTTGTGCTGGAGTAACCACATGCCTTGTTTTACGTTACGCCGGGGTCAAGGTTAATATGAAAGAGGGCCGTGACTTCTGGTTGGATGACCTTCTTGAGCATGTGCGTCCATACTGCCCTATAGAGGTAATGGACAGTGAAGACAGTTTGTTTTTATTGTACACTTCTGGATCTACCGGGCGGCCGAAGGGTGTATCCCATACCACTGGGGGATACCTAGTATATGCCCATGCAACTAcgaaatatatatttgatgcCCATGTTGGCGATATATTCGGCTGTGTTGCTGATTTAGGTTGGATTACTGGACACACTTATGTAGTGTACGGCCCTTTGCTCAATGGGCTCACGACGTTCATGTTTTCATCATTACCTAACTACCCCGACCCCGGGCGATACTGGCGTATGATTGAGCAGCATCGTATAACTCAGTTTTACACTGCACCAACTGCCATTCGAAGCCTCATGAGGCATGGTGACGACTACCCTCGTCAATATGATATAAGCTCAGTCAGGGTCCTAGGTTCAGTTGGTGAGCCTATTAACCCTGAGGCCTGGCGTTGGTACTACGAAGTAGTAGGCCGCGGTCGCACCAATGTGGTGGACACTTACTGGCAGACTGAAAATGGCGGTATAGTGGTAGCGCCATTGGCTGGTGTGACTCCCATGAAACCCGGGTCGGCCACTTTACCCTTCTTTGGCATTGACGTCGCGTTGGTCGACTCTGCCACTGGCAAGGAAATTTTACAGAACGACGTTGGTGGCCTACTAGTTGTCCGTCGTCCATGGCCAGGTATATTCAGGACTTTGTACAATAGCCACAAGCGTGGCATTGTTACGTACTTTAGCAAAGTTCCTGGCAGTTACCTCACGGGTGACGCTGCCTACAGGGACAAGGATGGATATATCTGGATTAACGGACGTGTTGATGATACCCTTAACATATCGGGGCACCGTATAGGGTCGGCCGATATTGAGCACGCCCTTGTGGAGGTGTCCTATGTAGCAGAGGCTGCTGCCGTAGCATTCCCGCATCCCATCAAGGGTAACGGTATCTTCTGCTTTGTGTCCCTAAAGGACGGTTTTGACATAGTTCACGACGTTTTGGAGCGTGAGCTTAAATTGGCAGTTCGCCGTATAGTCGGGCCTTTCGCCACTCCAGACATCATCATATCGAGTCCGAACTTGCCCAAGACACGTAGTGGCAAGATAATGCGCCGCATATTGCGCAAGCTTGTCAGTGGGCAGGCCAAGGATCTTGGCGACACCTCGACTCTGGCTGACCAGACTGTCCTCGAGGGTTTGACAGTCCTGTGCCATGATGTCCTGGAACGCTTCAACAAGCATAtacattaa
- a CDS encoding STAG domain family protein, with product MKSNVQSLKGDCDIVSSPSDSDDSNDEDYSDVPVSRKVKPRPFVERRVKEDHSSSHITSRLFEIVIMHRHAKLSTCLQRIWLTISSAQRYTGIADILSFICECAGFKHSSISPESLLSKNGTEPSISSSRLPLPEEGNAESRSPLDLYSDPDTNQVPGESSRTDTTNILDMLTDFNWDTFRLMLADLPRNATFAELQHCCLDKDVPYYDLNTLVGLPNSTSSNGIPNKFQSLCLSRVRHLAMSLEVHGGWTIGFGRNNAAYVRFKEFFYQLVLDSDESVIGDLIYLCQWILALSLIGFRVIRQYAHIAAMELVNGLLVKLNTLCTNERVLKRQLQVEIEMDQRSHERKYGSCNPSVVPSKSSLEIYKKLVLAQRAQILVSSFIQAIYGVHITSKQWDVLVDIRIASAFGLCSHLLLCPRIFAREPYISFVYSQLPRCDPDTRLMLLQYLLLAGHNISEEQLGILIGVHNISMRDGCYQVCEYIELLLLGDIHCGHGQSVVSGHKHDSQLQALLNTLSRGPCAPLAVLVASLYIPALPIHNFCIPLRVSAGSLRSRYRNILFTKVQGTEKAIKINDPESKDPGIFSKCMAQLISYTKSIPNRNAFGSNLVVSLWNHNTVFSRVSNVLDYICAAGDVSVNSVTLDEGIQEMLLNIARSSLEHVLSLDNGPEDVRMDAVGSVINHGEALLKLFKASVQHVTIVLQMIESASGMAQSCGIPVPGIFIGAIKDMILHIVFKVQDDTAVDAIRYGVRSLYNLGFIAETKAHVSSLYDLLSERSCRLSESCVTTLHCILILLHYLPLELESALSLISVVRCQLECPLGSDRLLWCGIGYVLFEAALYKSLRSGNKTLDDAYIALRNSLLTALASLVGPSSTDYINVVAFTSMATLIQVSALVVNTGPLPGGIATAMYDVIHAFLVKLNKSSSRGPLNSLPKKGITVSDVFVNGMTDKQYTISPVDALYCLGGLFTKVLSRDLYCSGVSILLSLQLVSSHELLSDMGTTFIRFVSQFDRCISIYILLATMIGLYESDSRYMIPRFSTNFTQALDGMVDPQKLDVDLFCYMAVRYSLHSPGNWDFLLESSKVAKELKGRQKSVTTVFKKSMVDIISKVELEPDLRDRLKHFFSAVDLPDKIISTRSVMSDAEHITSTIDNSLGIVRSLQGNIDFNAVGGLVHVKRATGPSVKRKHVESVTPKYHDSSVTYPDNSPVVVRTFTNSLVNVTLASIGMKRNDRLSVSEVPLSSVDLDIDLNSTGSGSGMISIGSLSPTVSSATPVISSGRPSISI from the coding sequence ATGAAGTCAAATGTGCAGTCGCTAAAAGGCGACTGCGATATAGTTTCATCACCATCGGATTCTGACGATTCTAATGATGAGGATTATAGTGACGTTCCGGTATCGCGGAAGGTCAAGCCGCGCCCGTTTGTTGAACGCAGGGTCAAGGAAGATCATTCATCAAGTCACATAACCTCACGGTTGTTTGAAATTGTGATTATGCATCGTCATGCTAAACTCTCAACATGTCTACAGAGGATTTGGTTAACAATAAGCTCGGCTCAGCGTTATACAGGCATTGCTGACATTTTGAGTTTCATTTGCGAGTGTGCTGGTTTTAAGCATTCATCAATATCGCCGGAGTCACTTTTATCAAAGAATGGAACGGAGCCTTCTATTTCGTCCAGTAGGTTACCCCTTCCCGAGGAAGGCAATGCCGAATCTCGGAGTCCGTTAGACCTGTACTCAGATCCCGATACAAACCAGGTGCCCGGTGAATCATCTAGAACTGATACCACTAACATCCTGGATATGCTTACTGATTTCAATTGGGATACATTTAGGTTGATGCTAGCGGACTTGCCTCGCAATGCCACTTTTGCTGAGCTCCAACATTGTTGCTTGGACAAGGATGTCCCATATTATGATCTTAACACACTCGTTGGACTACCTAACTCTACATCGAGTAATGGAATTCCAAACAAATTCCAATCATTATGCCTTAGCCGTGTAAGGCATCTGGCAATGTCACTTGAGGTTCATGGTGGTTGGACCATAGGATTCGGGCGTAATAACGCTGCTTATGTACGATTTAAGGAGTTTTTCTATCAGCTGGTACTAGACTCAGATGAATCCGTGATAGGTGATTTAATCTATCTATGTCAATGGATATTAGCACTTAGTTTAATTGGTTTCCGTGTTATCCGTCAGTATGCCCACATTGCCGCTATGGAACTGGTTAATGGCCTACTCGTGAAATTGAACACTCTATGTACCAATGAACGCGTGCTTAAACGCCAGTTACAAGTTGAGATAGAAATGGACCAACGTTCCCATGAGCGCAAGTATGGTTCTTGCAATCCTTCAGTTGTTCCCAGCAAGTCAAGCTTAGAGATATACAAGAAGTTAGTCCTGGCCCAGCGGGCCCAGATACTTGTATCCAGTTTTATACAGGCGATATATGGCGTCCACATAACTTCCAAGCAATGGGATGTACTGGTTGACATTCGTATAGCGTCAGCTTTTGGATTATGCAGTCACCTATTACTCTGTCCGCGTATTTTCGCTAGAGAGCCTTACATCTCTTTTGTCTATTCACAGCTACCTCGGTGTGACCCTGATACTCGATTGATGCTGCTGCAATATTTGCTTTTGGCTGGTCATAACATATCCGAGGAGCAGTTGGGTATCCTTATTGGTGTCCATAACATATCGATGCGCGACGGTTGTTACCAGGTATGCGAGTATATCGAGCTGCTGCTTCTTGGTGATATCCACTGTGGCCACGGGCAGAGTGTGGTATCTGGTCATAAGCACGACAGCCAGCTGCAGGCACTGCTTAATACACTTTCTCGAGGTCCTTGTGCACCTCTAGCAGTCCTTGTGGCGTCACTCTACATACCAGCTCTACCTATACACAATTTTTGCATACCACTCCGTGTCTCAGCTGGGTCCTTGCGTTCCAGGTACCGCAACATACTCTTTACAAAAGTTCAAGGTACCGAGAAGGCAATCAAGATAAACGACCCTGAGAGTAAAGACCCAGGTATATTTTCCAAATGCATGGCCCAGCTAATATCGTATACCAAATCCATACCAAATCGCAACGCTTTTGGGTCTAACTTAGTTGTATCtctatggaatcacaacaCTGTATTCTCTAGGGTGTCAAATGTCCTGGACTATATATGCGCTGCGGGTGATGTTAGTGTGAATTCCGTTACTCTGGATGAGGGTATCCAGGAAATGCTACTGAACATAGCACGATCAAGCCTAGAACACGTATTATCCTTGGACAACGGCCCAGAGGACGTCCGTATGGATGCCGTAGGCAGTGTGATAAACCACGGCGAAGCACTTTTGAAGTTGTTCAAGGCCAGCGTGCAGCATGTAACTATTGTGCTGCAAATGATAGAATCGGCGTCCGGTATGGCCCAAAGTTGCGGTATCCCAGTTCCAGGTATTTTCATTGGTGCCATCAAGGATATGATATTACACATAGTGTTTAAAGTACAAGATGACACAGCTGTGGATGCCATTCGGTATGGTGTCCGGTCATTGTATAATCTAGGTTTTATTGCTGAAACCAAGGCGCACGTATCTAGTTTATATGATCTCCTATCGGAGCGCAGCTGCCGTTTGAGTGAGTCGTGCGTGACTACTTTACACTGtatattgattttattaCACTATCTTCCATTGGAGTTAGAGAGTGCCCTGAGCCTGATTAGTGTGGTCCGGTGCCAACTGGAATGCCCTTTAGGCTCAGATCGTCTTTTATGGTGTGGCATCGGCTATGTACTTTTTGAAGCGGCTCTCTACAAGAGCTTACGTTCCGGTAACAAGACTCTGGATGACGCATACATCGCACTTCGCAACTCCTTGCTCACTGCACTTGCTTCTCTGGTTGGACCTAGCAGTACTGATTACATCAATGTAGTCGCCTTCACTTCCATGGCTACACTTATCCAGGTATCTGCACTGGTTGTTAATACCGGTCCACTGCCTGGAGGTATCGCCACAGCTATGTATGATGTTATACATGCTTTTCTTGTAAAGCTCAACAAGAGTAGCTCCCGGGGTCCACTCAATTCATTGCCTAAAAAGGGCATTACCGTATCCGACGTGTTTGTCAACGGTATGACAGATAAGCAATACACGATATCTCCCGTTGACGCTTTGTATTGCCTGGGCGGCCTATTCACGAAAGTGCTCTCCAGGGATCTTTACTGCAGCGGTGTATCCATCTTGTTATCGTTGCAGTTGGTATCTAGTCATGAACTGTTAAGTGACATGGGTACTACATTCATCCGATTTGTTTCGCAATTCGATCGTTGTATCTCCATTTACATATTACTGGCCACAATGATTGGTCTATACGAATCCGATtcccggtacatgataccTCGTTTCAGTACGAACTTCACTCAGGCACTGGATGGCATGGTAGACCCCCAAAAACTTGATGTCGACCTATTTTGCTACATGGCAGTGCGTTATTCTCTACACAGTCCTGGTAACTGGGACTTTCTACTGGAGTCCTCAAAGGTTGCAAAGGAGTTGAAAGGCCGCCAGAAAAGTGTTACCACTGTATTCAAGAAATCTATggttgatattatatccaaAGTGGAGCTAGAACCTGACCTTCGCGATAGGTTGAAGCATTTCTTCAGTGCTGTGGATCTACCTGATAAAATTATCAGTACACGCTCTGTGATGAGTGATGCTGAGCATATTACCAGTACCATTGATAACTCGCTGGGCATTGTACGATCACTGCAGGGCAATATTGATTTCAATGCTGTGGGTGGACTGGTCCATGTTAAACGTGCTACGGGACCATCAGTCAAGCGGAAGCATGTAGAGAGTGTTACACCCAAGTATCACGATTCCTCGGTCACGTATCCGGATAATTCACCTGTGGTTGTGCGTACGTTTACCAATTCATTGGTTAATGTGACATTGGCCAGTATTGGTATGAAACGTAATGATAGGCTGTCTGTTTCGGAGGTACCGCTATCAAGTGTTGACCTCGATATTGACTTGAATTCCACTGGCAGTGGTTCTGGTATGATATCTATAGGCTCCTTGAGCCCTACCGTATCGAGTGCTACGCCAGTTATATCGTCAGGTCGCCCCTCGATATCTATCTAG
- a CDS encoding HEAT-like repeat family protein: MFQADRATYIQLLEVLQKSDKADTQTQKDVSDFITQFELRERCSVLYFLEAALTAPELHMRQMAAICLKRAINLKWASLDNDVKMQLKNGLVRGIQLNDSEVRTMFGSAFVALFAVEGYERWPDAPGLLLTLLSESPNEIVRQTAGSTLVMLVEDMAASNYRDSAKPMGEAAWAHFMTFVTNQLVPRILELASTIPGSLPFFCKMLCALIDTGCFNTVIFETHFPAFWSLMGSIAQHQDPWVRKCVLKGMTETWNRRPLAILDSSAAVFAFVICSTNDTADNTVQLEALQFWAQLLKSRLEESVNSRLISQLRTHLPQLIPVLIEHTRYSSWDYMSMDESHFEEDNAAVPDRVEDVPPRPEGEMTADEDEESATWGNNWTPRKGAALALDYISQVYGQDNEIVQFLLEHIEKRLANDSDWEMKESAVLVLGAIASGCMLAMAPYLPKVVEYLIELTRHPKPLMRSIACWCLARYAGWACQVQHENPNENWLYRVLTAVLARVLDRSKRVQEAACSALASFIEEGGSQLKPHLEPIVETIVKAFSSYQARNLMFLYDTVGTMGQVFGESLVQTPCCEYLLQSVLQRLGSTETHAPQYLALMDCISYLVQSWQQLYARYAEVTIARAMNAVFEVLYDAKCYEITDGGTEPPRWDIIGCSLDMIATVIGVLQEHSRQLVATVCVTLDPDVIKELKLDKPTGYIPDMINLCCQCADATVLQNVFALLGDVAWQCADLVATETVIASLNLNLLNPSKIVSNNVCWALGVISHTDHGKKRIESVVHEFYPKLVSILVTETESMILQNVCITIGYFAAGYPAYVGANLQQFLEPWLRNISRSSSEHDKANALVSMAQVVLNTAQVPQGALAAITRVILECPPWCKELDITLHALAQRLSLNPVEWNFLQDSEKAKLRERTNIN, encoded by the coding sequence ATGTTTCAAGCAGACCGCGCTACGTACATCCAGCTATTGGAGGTGTTACAGAAGTCGGATAAAGCTGATACTCAGACGCAGAAAGATGTGTCTGACTTCATTACACAATTTGAACTACGGGAACGATGCTCGGTTCTTTATTTTCTAGAAGCTGCGCTTACTGCACCTGAGCTTCACATGCGTCAGATGGCCGCCATTTGTTTGAAGCGCGCTATTAATCTAAAATGGGCATCATTGGATAACGATGTTAAAATGCAGTTAAAAAACGGCCTTGTTAGGGGTATACAGCTGAACGATTCAGAGGTGCGTACCATGTTTGGTTCAGCCTTTGTAGCTCTCTTTGCTGTGGAAGGCTACGAACGATGGCCAGATGCACCCGGTCTGTTATTAACTCTCCTGTCCGAGAGTCCAAATGAAATTGTAAGGCAGACTGCAGGGTCAACTTTAGTCATGCTGGTTGAAGATATGGCGGCTAGTAATTACCGCGACAGTGCAAAACCCATGGGCGAAGCTGCTTGGGCACATTTCATGACATTTGTTACCAACCAGCTGGTACCACGCATACTGGAGTTGGCCTCCACCATCCCTGGTTCATTGCCATTCTTCTGTAAAATGCTGTGCGCACTTATAGACACTGGGTGTTTCAATACTGTTATATTCGAAACACACTTCCCTGCATTTTGGAGCCTCATGGGATCCATAGCTCAACACCAGGACCCCTGGGTCCGCAAGTGTGTCCTTAAGGGTATGACTGAAACCTGGAACAGGCGTCCTTTGGCAATTCTGGACTCCAGTGCTGCTGTATTCGCTTTTGTTATTTGTTCTACCAACGATACTGCGGACAACACTGTACAGCTGGAGGCTTTGCAGTTTTGGGCTCAGTTGTTAAAGAGCCGGTTGGAAGAGTCAGTCAACTCCAGGttgatatcgcaattaAGGACACATTTGCCACAGTTAATACCCGTTTTAATCGAGCATACAAGATACTCATCATGGGATTACATGTCTATGGACGAATCGCATTTTGAAGAGGATAACGCTGCTGTACCAGATAGAGTTGAGGACGTGCCGCCACGGCCGGAGGGTGAGATGACAGCcgatgaagatgaggaGAGTGCCACTTGGGGCAACAACTGGACCCCAAGGAAGGGAGCTGCATTAGCTTTGGACTATATCAGTCAAGTCTACGGCCAGGATAACGAGATTGTACAGTTCCTGCTGGAGCACATCGAAAAGCGGCTGGCCAATGATAGTGACTGGGAGATGAAGGAATCAGCAGTATTGGTACTCGGTGCCATTGCATCTGGCTGTATGCTGGCAATGGCGCCCTATTTACCGAAAGTAGTGGAGTACCTAATAGAACTCACTCGCCATCCAAAGCCGCTGATGCGCAGTATCGCATGTTGGTGCCTCGCTAGGTATGCCGGCTGGGCATGTCAAGTACAGCATGAAAATCCCAATGAAAATTGGTTGTATCGCGTGCTAACTGCGGTGTTGGCACGTGTACTAGATCGCAGTAAACGTGTACAGGAAGCTGCATGTTCGGCCTTGGCATCATTTATAGAAGAGGGTGGTAGCCAGCTGAAGCCTCATTTGGAACCTATTGTGGAGACTATAGTCAAGGCCTTTAGCAGTTACCAGGCGCGTAACCTAATGTTTTTGTATGACACCGTCGGGACCATGGGCCAGGTATTTGGCGAATCACTGGTCCAGACGCCCTGCTGCGAGTATTTATTGCAGTCGGTGCTACAAAGACTGGGATCCACGGAGACCCACGCACCTCAGTATCTGGCGCTCATGGACTGTATCAGCTACTTGGTGCAATCATGGCAGCAGCTATATGCCCGCTATGCCGAGGTCACTATAGCCCGTGCTATGAATGCAGTATTCGAGGTGCTCTACGACGCTAAGTGCTATGAGATCACCGATGGTGGCACCGAGCCTCCCAGGTGGGATATTATAGGATGCTCCCTGGACATGATTGCTACTGTGATCGGCGTTCTCCAGGAGCATAGTCGCCAGCTGGTGGCCACTGTATGCGTTACACTAGATCCCGATGTGATTAAAGAACTGAAACTAGATAAACCAACTGGATACATCCCTGATATGATTAATCTCTGCTGTCAGTGTGCTGATGCCACAGTTCTCCAAAATGTATTTGCACTGCTGGGTGACGTGGCATGGCAATGTGCCGACCTGGTGGCCACCGAGACGGTGATTGCCTCCCTGAATCTAAATTTGCTGAACCCGTCCAAGATAGTAAGTAACAATGTTTGCTGGGCACTGGGAGTTATATCGCACACTGATCATGGTAAGAAGCGCATCGAGTCGGTGGTTCACGAGTTCTACCCAAAGTTGGTTAGTATACTTGTTACAGAAACCGAGTCCATGATATTACAAAACGTTTGCATCACCATCGGGTACTTTGCAGCGGGGTATCCGGCATATGTTGGAGCTAATCTACAGCAGTTCCTAGAGCCCTGGTTGCGTAATATATCTAGGTCTTCCAGTGAACACGATAAAGCCAATGCCCTGGTTTCAATGGCCCAGGTAGTTCTAAATACAGCCCAGGTGCCACAGGGGGCATTGGCGGCTATAACCAGGGTAATACTGGAATGCCCACCGTGGTGTAAGGAACTAGATATAACACTTCACGCACTTGCGCAAAGGCTTTCCCTTAACCCGGTAGAATGGAACTTTCTACAGGACTCCGAGAAAGCCAAATTGCGCGAAAGAACTAATATTaattaa
- a CDS encoding putative thioredoxin-1, which produces MVKQIASMDEFYSILQTPGLVVVDFFATWCGPCMNFAPKFENFAREYSSVTFVKVDISEFPELQTKYAITSIPAFKLFKNGDVVGEVVGASAINLKNAIDKNV; this is translated from the exons ATGGTGAAACAAATTGCTTCCATGGATG AGTTCTACTCAATCCTCCAGACACCGGGATTGGTTGTCGTCGACTTTTTCGCAACATGGTGTG GTCCATGCATGAACTTTGCTCCCAAATTTGAAAACTTCGCCAGGGAGTACTCCTCCGTCACCTTTGTAAAGGTTGACATTTCGGAATTCCCCGAGCTCCAGACCAAATACGCCATCACCAGCATTCCAGCCTTCAAGCTGTTCAAGAACGGTGATGTTGTTGGCGAGGTTGTTGGTGCCAGCGCCATCAATTTGAA GAACGCTATTGACAAGAATGTATAA